The Lepidochelys kempii isolate rLepKem1 chromosome 2, rLepKem1.hap2, whole genome shotgun sequence genomic interval TATCCAAGGAGTGGTGGTTGTCTGATGCTAGCTATAATTCTGTAAaatctaaaattacaaaaatgtaaAGTTGCCATATTAGGAAAAGGTCTTGCAGGCTAGAACTAATTTGTGAAGGTGCCTCTTCCAATGACAACCTGGTTCTCTAATTTGGAATCTGACCAGAAAATATGTTTGTCATAATTTTATCAGGAGCCTAAGtttctctgtgttatgtgggtcACATCCCCACAATATacatatactacctgtatggctctgaggatgtcacataGGCTGcagctgattgggccacaagtgaCCTGTGGATCGAGTACCACTGATTTATTGGCTGACTGAGCTGAAATTGTTTCCTGTACTTGACTAATTCTACGCTGCTAGGAGGTTATTTTGTGATTGTTCATCTAATTAACTGTTGGGACATTTTAAACTTTTGTATGGGCTGTattgtttaaattaaatggaatagAATACACTTGAGAGCCAAACTCAGTGTTCCTATCAACAATGAACACTCAGCTGTTAGATCAACAGTAGGagaatttctgaaaatattttgttacacTGAGCTTTctcagaaaatattttcagaattcccCCATTGTTCTTGCAGCTGTACTGATACTAGGAATGTGTGAACCAGGTGTAAGCACTCATACTACAGTGTTATCTAGACTTACTCTGAGCAGGGCTGGACAACATGGTGGCCTAAATAAAAAAAGCAAGCCTATGCCTACTTAACACTAGACCTCCTATCATTGCTAGAACAGGGTGAGCCGCAGGGGTACTAGACCAATAGTACAGAATTCCTGAAAATGCTCAATGTAGCTCACTCAGGGTATTTCCTGCCATGGCTCACAAAACCACTAAGGCTCTGATCCCGCAACTTACTCTACTATGGCAGATCCCTTTGCCCATCTGAAGCCCCATTGACTGTAATGGTTTAAATGCACAGCAACATTCTATGGCTAGgtttaaaaatcttatttgctTCTAATCACAGCTTCAAACACCATACAAGTTGTCAGCACCAGTGTAATATTTGTATAGAAATTTTAAggttaaagaacattttaaaacccAGTTAAATAATCTTTGGTAGTAGTTATTCCACTAGTGCTATTATTGATATGGACATAGCTGGTTGGAGTAATTCAGATGTGCAACGCTGGAGAATTTACTGAAACATGAGAGCCTTGGGTTGATTTATAGAAAAGCTTTGCAGTGATGTACCCTATTATATGCCAGACAATCATCCATATAGACAACAGTTTATGCTGGGTGATTGATTGTAGGAATCCTACTTATAGATCCAATGCATGACATATTCAATCACATcatctttctatttttaaaatattaaatgatcTTTGTATCCTGATGAGAACTGTCAGGTGGAGATTGAACCACTTATTCATAGGGTTCAATTTATAGGACCAAATCTGGCAGTCCTCCCCTATATAAAACTCTCATtggtcaataggagttttgtctgagtaaaagACTAAGGGGTTTAGGATTTTGCTCACATGCCCAGAAAATAAGCATATGGGACAAGATCCtaccccccttccttcccctttaCACCATTCAGGTGGTACAAAGGGACTGACATCAGGCCTTAAGTGCTCAGATAAGAATTTCCCCAGCCTGGGAAATTTCTCAACTGGTATAACCTGTTTCTATGCCAACCACAGCCATCCACTCTATTGCAGGTGGAATGTCAGGAGCAGGAAAGGATGTACTGAAGGCTGGGCAGAGATAGAACATGCCAACTAAGAATGATCAGAATAGTTGTAGTCCTTCTAGGGACCATGGCCAGCCTATGTACATCTCAGTAGCCCCTAGACCCCTTTAACTTTTTGCTGTAGCAGCCATATTTGTGAATCAGGTTAATGATAAGCCACCCTTTCCTGCAACAAACAGATCTTGTTGCAGGAGAAAATCTGGACCATTAAAATCATATTACTAGTTGTTACAGCGTATCTTGAGTGGGAAACAGGTCCTCTAAGAATCTGTTGTGCTCCATAAACCTGTTGCTAAAGATTATAGATGATGTCATTGTTATGCTAAAATGTAGTTGCTGtttaaattttcaaattttaCAGAGATCAAAATAAGATTATCTAAAACTTGTTCCTCCACAGGGTCCAAAATGAATGGTCACTATATTCTTAGGTATTCGTTTTTCCATAGGGGGGAGTCTGCCTCCTGAACCTTCTAATGATCCTCTTTCTAGAAACCAAACCCCTAGGGGCACTCAGCTATGTCTATACCGTAGTAACTGCAATGAGTAATTATGTGTTTGATACACTTCAATGGAAAGTTCACTAATCTTAGGCAAGATTTTCATTCATGTAAAAACTGCCTGGTAAGAATGGAAGCTGCCCACACACTTTCTTTGAACACTATGCTGACATAACAGTATTCATTCATAGCTGCTCCATTTTAGGTGGTGTAGTCCCATGTGTACACACTTGTATACAACTGTTTTCTGTACACAGCAGCCAATGCAGTTCCGCATTGCTGCACACAACTGACAGCTATCTTAATGCATGTAGCTGTGCTTTTTAACCACCTTCCCCTTTTATGGCATGTACTAGAACTGGATTATTAAATTTTAAAGATGAAGGGCTAAATTCATCCCAGTGCAACTACACTGATGTCTGAATTGCCTAGCTTTTCGTGAAGTCCCAAGCACAAGGGTCATGCTTGTCAGTCTCTTCTCGACAGCCATAAcgttagaaacttttttttaaatgaaagatgagtTTCTCCCCTAATCTCATGCTTCCAATTGCTGGgccttcaaaaaacaaacaaaaaacaacccccctcccccaagaaacAAACAACCCACCACCATCAGGAATCCGGGCAACAATGAATTCTAAGTAAATAGCTTCAAAACATGTTAATTGCCCTTTCAAGAGCCAGAGGAAAGGGGACGAACCCTGAGCGGTGGCGCCCCGCGGCGGCCCTACCTCTGCTGCAACATACTTGGAAAATAGCTTTTGTATTTGTTTTGGCGCCCCGAGCGCTGGCTGTGCCCCGCTAGCAAGCTGAGCTCcgctcctccagcagcagctgggatcgGGAGCGGTAACAGGTGGGCTAACTCCGCAGCAGCCCTTTCGGGCCTCTAGTCAGGGCACTCCGTGGCAGCTCCTGTTTATCCCCCGGTGCCAAACaaagcgcggggggggggggggttgtctgcTCCCGCCGCCTCTCTGCCTTGCGAGAAGGGGCCACGCTTCCCGCAGCCACGGAGCCCGGCCTGCGCTCTCCCCAGCGAGCGGGCCCCGGGCCAGCCGGCGGGGTAAGAGGCCGGGGCCGCGATGGGTCTCCAGGCGGCAGCAGGCGACAGGCGTGACTAGGGGCTGGGCTTGCCCGGCGCTGCTGGGGGCGGCCCGGGCTGTGCCTAGCTCGGGGGCGGCTCCCGCCCCAACCGCCAGTCCCCGGCCGCGCGCCGGGGCCGCCCCCAGGATGGCGGCACAGGAGGGGCGGCGCCCGCCCTCGGCACAGCCACGCACGGCGGGCAGAGCGAGCGGTGGGCGGCGGATggcggcggcggggctgggcCCCCGGACGGTGGCGGCAGCGGGAGCAGCCGCCGGAGCCAGCAGCGCCCCGAGCGGCTCATGGTGGCGCCCGAGACCCGAGAGCAGCGGCCGCTCCAGCAACGGCAGCTGAGCCGGATCCCGGCGGTACCCAGCGCGGGCCGGCCCCCGGCGCTCCCCTCCCCTCGCGGGCTCGCTCCTGCCGGGGCCGCCTCAGGGCAGCGGCGAAGGGCGGCGGGACGATGGGCGCCAAGCAGAGCGGCCCGGCCGCCGCCGACGGCCGCACCCGGGCGTACTCGGGCGGGGACTTGCCCTCCGGCAGCGGCGGCGCCGGCGGGCGCTCGGCGGGGGCCGGCGGGCGATACGCGCCGGTGGCGCCCCAGGCAGCCCCCGCGGGCTCGGCGGCGGGAGCCGCGGCCGCCGCGCCCGTGGCGGCGCCCCGGAGCAGGTCCCTCGGCGGGGCGGCAGCCTCCGGGGCCAGGGCCGCCCAGTCAGCCTTCAGCATCCCCCACAGCAGCGGCCCCTACGGCTCGCAGGACTCGGTGAACAGCGCGGCCGAGGAGGGCGGCCGGGGGCGGCCCGCAGGGGGCGGAGGACACGGCGGGCCCCGGCTCGTGATCGGCTCGCTGCCAGCGCACCTCTCACCGCACCTGTTCGGAGGTGAAGTACCCACCCGTGcccctgtgtgtgtttggggggagactgccaccccttgtgctACCCCTGCCTGGGTGTGTGGGgtggcggtgggggtggggagacctGTAACACTTAGTGCTACTCCGGCCCTGTCCATGgcgtggggggagaggggctagaGAGACTGTGAGACACTCAGCCCTTCCCCAGACAGGGGGACCCTACACATTATACAGTACCTcagatgtgtgtggtgggggtagggAGTAGGCAGGGGTGTTGCAACAATTtctatagtggggatgctgagagccattgaaccaaactgtaaaccctgtatatgatggaaaccgcttcaacccatggggggggggtggtaactcccccagcacccctggttcCAGCAGCTGTGGGAGTAGGTCTCTAACTCTTAGTGATGGTCCAGGAACAGATTTGAGGGGTAGCACTATTTTTGGTGGGGTTGAGGTAGTGAGTACCCCCCTTGGAGCCGATTCGGTAGTGTtgtggggtttgtgtgtgtgtgtgtgtgggaggttaGCAAAGGAGGCTTTACTCTTCTCTTCCTAGGGAAATCTCGGGCTTGACTCTAGGTCACTACCCTAATGTTAGAAGGACAATATATTCTTTCATTTCAGTGTACCTTTCTTAGTTAACTGAAGAACTGATTGATTTTCTGTTCCATGTTTCCACATTCTGAATACTTTGTAAATCTCAGACTTATAAAGTGAAGTGAGTGTTTTTTGTATAGCTCTTTTTTTGGCTCGCTCTTGGGAGAGTAGTTTGCGACTTCGAGGGGATTACAATGAATCATCATTTTGTGAAAGGGGTAGCTTTCTAGTTCCTCCAGGCTTCAGTTTTATCTGTACATGCTTCCGCTGCTGGTTCTTGGCcatgtagatttaaaaaaaaattagaggtcTGAAAGCAGAAGGAAGGAATTTAATAATGAAATAACTCCCCTGCAATGTAGTTCACacagtaaaaaggaaaaaagaccCTCTCTGTCTTGCCACTTTAGACTTTAATATCTGTAATCTGTGCCTGTGTAAATATGCCTACCTACTACTTACATAATTAGGATTTAATTGGATCAAGTATGCATGCAGTTTATTTTAAATCAGACTGAAATCTGTTTTTAGGTACTGATTAAAATGTGTCTGCAGCTTGTTCCTGTTTCTCAGTCACTGAATTGTCTGTATTGAAACTTGGTTAATAAAATAGAAGTTATTGTAATGGAAAGTTTCTTTGAATTagcttatttttttccaaaagaagaaaatgtATAGATGAGGGgaggtattttaaaaaacaatctttAAGAAAATATAGCACTTTTCCCCCCTAAAGACTGCAGTACGTTTCCTGGAGGTGGTAGAAATAGAGGAGGAGCAAAATATTGAATCTATTAAGAATGAAGTTAAACGCTCTGTAAATAGTTTGAAAAAGATGAACTTGTTCAATTTTTTCTGCACGGAAGATTGTacaattgttttaaattaaagtttttgGTGCATATTATGCACTCTTCTATCTCCCTTTCAAGtgtagatttttaattttttaggtAAGGTTGTTGAGTTGATTTCTTTCAATGACATTTATTATAAAGGTTTCACTGCTCATATGAGTAAACACTAAGGTGCAACGGGACTGTCCGTTAATGTGTGTGTTCTTTTTTTATATCTTTTTGATATCTGTTGTAATTGTCTAGAAGAACTTAATACATGTGTGTTATAGCTTGTGTAAATTCTGAATTAAAAATAGaatgaaatgtcattttttgGGGAAGGGATGCAAGGTGCCTGTCTGGGTGAACTTACTTTCACTTTTGATAGTGATAAATGAGAGCATTATTTGCAGCAGTGTGGTAATGTAGTTCTGTAATATAAAATGTCTGTAGCTTTACATTTGAGATTTTTAGCCCTCAATGTAAGTGGCATAGACTCAAGAGCAGTAGgtcaaattaagattttttttttccagtcctgGCATTTCCTGGATGGTCAACGTGTAtgttacaagaaaaggagtacttgtggcaccttagagactaacaaatttatttgagcataagctttcgtgagctacagcatgtgtgcatccgatgaagtgagctgtagctcatgaaagcttatgctcaaataaatttgttagtctctaaggtgccacaagtactcctttttgtggatacagactaacatggctgctactctgaaacctgtcatgtatgTTACAGACAACCCTACAAACAGATTTCTGTTCAgttgcatttttgtgtgtgtggacctGAAGACAGTCCTGGTCTCCTGAAGACTCCTAAGTCCGCTACTGGCTGCTCCTAGTGCTCTGATTGAACATGCTAATGGAGAGCATCAAGCCTACCTTAACAAGGAGCATTTGCCCTTGAGAAGGCGAACTTAAGTGTAAGTGTTCTTATAGTGCTGAGTTGCTGCATGTTTATTAATTGTTAGTTAAGAGTAGCAGAGCTTTGATGCAAGGATGGCTGCAGTGTTATCAGAGTAGTATGCGTGAAAGCTGGTGTGTGCAATTCCTTTTGCAATCAAAGGGTACTATGCTATTGCATATTAACAGTCTATATACAATGAGAGAAAAGCATTAAAACTTAAAGCATGTTGTGAATTTGTTACTCAAAAATAGGAGTCCTTGCTTAAACCTTGCATCACAGCCTTAATTAGATCAGTTACAGACCATATTTTCCTCATTACAGTTTCAGGTGATAATTTACATAATTGCTAAGTAGTACCCTATGTTTTCTTATTCATGAATCTATTAAACCAGAGTGCAGAATATTAACTACTTATTGACAGAGATGATATAGAATGTATGCCCTCCACTTATGCAATAATCTTTAACATTGGAAGGTGACTAATCGATGATGGCTGTCAGATATTAGATTTTTGATGATGCAAGATGTAAGCAGCTTTGCTGGTCACAATCTATATCATTTATATCTATCTGTGAATCAGTCTGAagtagcttttctttttttgtatgaAAATGAATGGCTGCTTAATCTAATCCTAgcatttagtttttttaaaaagggaggggAGGACCTGTACATTTCAAACTTTCCTATTATATATTTtttgcaatttaaatattttgtaatgtGGGTGGCATAATAACTTTCCAGTGCAATTAACATAGTAAATGTCATAGctatacactttttaaaaattcaatataGTATTCAGATGCTTGGTTCAAACAATGGCCCTGTTGTAGATCACAATTTCATAAGACTGTCCATGGGGGAAAATAACTCGGAGGACTGCTTTTGAGCAGTTTCTGACTAGCTTAAGCTTGTCTAGGTATGGTGCTTGGCAGTTACTATGCGTATTGTGAGTGTGCTTCAAGCACCCTCCCTTGTTTTGTAGACTGCagtttgtggtggtgttttttaactgaaaactaCAGAAGTTTATTTTGAGAatcagttcagcagtttctttgGAGAATTAGTTTAATATATAAAGATTAAACTGTATTTTCCTGGCAGAATGCTTGGCTTTGACAATCAATAACACATGGATGTTGCACTTGTAGGACTACTATAATTAATTGGCCCTTATTGAATTGTACTCCATTGTGACTTTTgaagattcaggttgcttccagtccaaAGAGAACAGTGTTTAAATATTAGCTATCTAATCTGTTATAAACTATGTGATTAGTACTAGCTGTATGCTAAAATGCAAAAAACTAAACACTGCTATATGCTGAGATGTGCAAAAGTATGATCAGTCTGTTATATTTCTTTGGTACAAACTGtagtaatgtttaaaaaataattcattcaAAGTCATAGCTCTCCTTTGGGTTAAGACGATCTTGTGTTCATGCTAATTTTAGGCTTACTATCCTTTATGATCAAATATTTCTATATATCTTGTGATTAACTATCAGAGCCAATTCAGTTCAGTAacaaatttaggccctgattctgcaaagacttgtgcatatacttaactttatgcactgtgaatACAGGGGGGTCCCCAGTGTATGTCGGGGTTACTTTCTTGAAAAGGGTGACAGATACTGAAATGATGTCTACTGTGgaccttccctcccctctccccccacccccaaatgccgCTAAACAGCtgtcaggaggcactgggagggaaggggagaagttGATCGTTGGCCTTGAAAAGAGTGAATACAGTTTAAATTTATGTGCCTAACTAAATAATTTGTGTTTTCAACACTTTCTATTTCTGGTTAAGACTGATGTCTAGGTGTATCCTGTTTAACTCTTAGTGTACCAGAGTTTCTATGATAGGCTTTGTATATGCAAggattttttgccaaaaatttcCCTTTATTGCAACAGCTGGTTCAGCTCCAACAGTAAGAGCTTCAGGGTAGGCAGGGCCAGA includes:
- the ZNRF2 gene encoding LOW QUALITY PROTEIN: E3 ubiquitin-protein ligase ZNRF2 (The sequence of the model RefSeq protein was modified relative to this genomic sequence to represent the inferred CDS: inserted 1 base in 1 codon) → MVAPETREQRPLQQRQLSRIPAVPSAGRPPALPSPRGLAPAGAASGQRRRXGGTMGAKQSGPAAADGRTRAYSGGDLPSGSGGAGGRSAGAGGRYAPVAPQAAPAGSAAGAAAAAPVAAPRSRSLGGAAASGARAAQSAFSIPHSSGPYGSQDSVNSAAEEGGRGRPAGGGGHGGPRLVIGSLPAHLSPHLFGGFKCPVCSKFVSSDEMDLHLVMCLTKPRITYNEDVLSKDAGECAICLEELQQGDTIARLPCLCIYHKGCIDEWFEVNRSCPEHPAD